The sequence ATAGAAAAATGGACCCGGTTTACGCCGGAGAAAACCTGTTGGAACAAGCGCGGCGGATGACGTACGCCATGTGCCGCGCCCGGTATCGCTACTGGCCGGACTTGATCTTGGTCCAGCTGCGCGTCATCAGACGCATGATCTTGGGCGGCAATTCGGCCGACACGTAGAGCCGGTCGAGCACCGCCTGCGGCGGGTAGACGGACTCATCGTTGCGGACCTCCTGATCCATCAGCTCACCCGCCTTGAGATTGGGGTTGGCGTAACCGACGTAGTCGCTCACCGAGGCGATCACGTCGGGCTTGAGCAGGTAATTGATGAAGGTGTGGGCCTCGTCGACATTCTGCGCATCCGCCGGGACGGCCAGCATGTCGAACCACAGGTTGCCGCCTTCCTTGGGAATCGAATAGGCGATGTCGATGCCCTTGCCCGCTTCGTCGGCGCGGGCGGCCGCCTGGAAGACGTCGCCAGAGAACCCGGCGGCAATGCAGATATTGCCATTGGCCAGATCGGAAACATACTTGGAGGAGTGGAAATAGCGGACATAGGGTCGCACTTCCAGCAGTTTGGCCTCGGCCTTGGCGTAGTCGTCCGGGTTTTCGCTGTTGGGGTCCAAGCCCAGGTAATTGAGCATGGCCGGGATCATTTCGTCGGCCGAGTCGAGAAAGGCGATTCCGCAGCCGGCAAGCTTCTTGGCATTTTCCGGCTCGAACAGCACCGCCCAGGAATCGACCTTCTCGATGCCCAGCGCGGAAGTCACCTGCTCGACGTTGTAACCGATGCCGTTGGTGCCCCATAGATAGGGCACGGCATGGGCATTACCCGGGTCGTTCTTTTCGAGTTGCTTGAGCAGCGCCGGGTCCAGGTTGTCCCAGTTCGTCAGTTTGCTGCGATCGAGCTTCTGGAACGCGCCGGCACGGATCTGCTTGCCGAGAAAATGGTTGGAAGGCACCACCACGTCATAGCCGGTGCGGCCGGCGAGCAGCTTGCCTTCCAGGGTCTCGTTGGAATCGAAGACGTCGTAGACAGGCTTGATGCCGGTCTCTTTCTCGAACGCTTCCAGCGTCGTTTCGCCGATGTAGTCCGACCAGTTGTAGATATGTACGGAGGCAGCCTGGGCCGAGGCGGCACCGCTAACGGCAACGGCGACGATAAGCGACTTCAGTGTCGAGCGCATGGAAATGTCCTCTTGTTCAGCCGCCAGAGCCTCAGCGGCGCGAAAGGCGGGCTGTTTATTTGAAAAACCTCTAAAAATCAACCGGAAAGATGCAACTGGCATGCACTCATGCCGGGGCCGTACTTCGCAGGGTGCCCATCAGCCAGAACAACGCGCTCCCGTGCACGCATCCGCACCGCCTGCACATCCGCTGCTGGCCGACTTCATACGCTCCCGGACGACAGGCCCGAGGGCCTGCCGGAACGGCGACCGCGTCAACGGCCGGATTTGATCTTGGTCCAGCTACGCGTCATGGTGCGCTGGGTCTTGGAGTCCAGGTCGGGGAAGGTGTAGAGCTTCTTCAGCACGTCCTGCGACGGGTAGACGCCCGGATCGGTGCGGATCGCTTCGTCGACCAGCGGCGTTGCGGCGGCGTTGCCGTTGGGGAACTGCACGTAGTTGGTGATGGAGGCCATGACATCCGGCTTCATCAGATAGTTGAGGAACACGTGGGCGTTCTCGACGTTCTTCGCATCGGCCGGAACGGCGAGCATGTCGAAGAAAGTACCAGCGCCTTCCTTGGGAATGTTATAGCCCACCGTGACACTGCCGCCCGCTTCTTCGGCGCGCGCCTTGGCCTGATAGATGTCGCCGGAGTAGCCGATGGCGACGCAGACGTTGCCGTTGGCCAGGTCCGAGATGTACTTGGACGAATGGAAGTAGGCCACGTTCGGGCGAATCTGCATGAACAGCTCTTCGGCCTTCTTCAGTTCGTCGGTCTTGCTGCTGTCCGGCTCATAGCCGAGATAATGCAGCGCGGCTGGCAGGATTTCCGTCGGTGAGTCGAGGAAGGAAACGCCACAAGCCTTGAGCTTTTCCATGTTTTCCGGCTTGAAGACCAGATCCCATGAATCGACCGGAGCGTCTTCGCCAAGCGCAGCCTTGACCTTCTCGGGGTTGTAGCCGATCCCGATGGTGCCCCACATGTAGGGAACGGCATACAGGTTGTCGGGGTCGCTCGGCTGCAGGGCCTTGAGCAGGTCCTTGTCGAGGTTTTCCCAGTTCGGCAGTTGGCTCTTGTCGAGCTTCTGGAACACGCCGGCCTTGATCTGCTTGGCCAGGAACGGGTTGGACGGCACGACCACGTCATAACCGGAGCTGCCGGCGAGCAGCTTGGCTTCCAGCACTTCATTGGAGTCGAAGACGTCGTAGACAACCTTGATGCCGGTCTCCTTGGTGAAGTTCTCCAACGTGTCCTCGGCGATGTAGTCGGACCAGTTGTATACGTGCAGCACCTTTTCTTGGGCCTGCGCAGCGCCGGCGGCGGTGCCGGCCAGCGTCATGGCAACGAGTGTCTTGGCAAAGGGTTTCATCCGTGCAGCTCCTGTTTGTTCGTCGTTCGTATCGGGGCTAGGGACTGGAGAAAATGAGTGCCATCTTCACCGCTTCCCGGCAGCTAACTGAGGCTGTGCCGGCATCGACACACCCCTCGGTAAGTCAGGCCAGAGCACGCGCGCAGTCTGGCAAGGTCAGTGTCCGTTTTTCAACCGTCCGCACGCGCTTTGCACGCTCTTTGTTCGCATCGTCCGGACGTCCTCCTGCATCGCCGGGATACATCGCCCGGTCACCCGAGCGCATCCTTTGCGGTGGCATCGAGGCATTGCCGCACCTTGTCGATCAACTCATCGATCTGCGCTTCGTTGATGACCAATGGCGGCGAGATGATCATGGTGTCGCCCACGGCCCGCATCACCAGGCCGTTGCGGAAGCAATGTTCACGACAGAGCATGCCCACGCCGGGATCGGCGAAACGTTCACGGGTCTTCTTGTTCTTGACCAACTCCAGCGCACCCAGCATTCCCACACCACGCGCCTGCCCCACCAGCGAATGCTCGCTCAGCTCCTGCCAGCGAGATTGCAAATAAGGTGCCGTCTTCGTCCTGACCTGCTCGACGACCTTCTCCTCGCGCATGATGCGGATGTTTTCCAGCGCCACCGCGGCCGCCACCGGGTGCCCGGAGTAGGTGAAGCCGTGGTAGAACTCACCGCCTTCGTTGAGCGTATGCACCACTTCGTCGCGCACCACCACGCCCCCCATCGGCAGGTAGCCGGAGGTCAGCCCCTTGGCGATGGGCATCAGGTCCGGCGCGTTGCCGTAGTAGTCGCTGCCGAACCATTCGCCGGTCCGACCGAAGCCACAGATGACCTCATCGGCAACGAAGAGGATGTCGTAACGGGCGAGAATTTCTCGAATCCGCGGCCAGTAGCTGTCCGGAGGGATGATCACTCCGCCGGCCCCCTGGATCGGCTCGGCGATGAACGCGGCGACCCGGTCTTCACCGACCTCGAGAATCTTGCGCTCCAGCTGATCGGCCACGCGAACGCCGAACTCGTCCGGGTCGAGATCGCCCCCTTCCCCAAACCAGTAGGGCTGGTCGATGTGCTCGATCCCCGGGATCGGCCCGTCACCCTGCTCGTGCATCGCTTTCATCCCGCCGAGGCTGGCGCCGGCGACGGTCGAGCCGTGGTAGCCATTCCAGCGGCCAATGACCACCTTCTTCTGCGGCTGGCCCTTGATCGCCCAATAGTGGCGCACCATGCGCAGCACCGTATCGTTGGCCTCCGAGCCAGAGCCGGTGAAGAACACATGATTCATGCCTTGCGGGGCGATCTCGGCAATCGCTCGGGCCAGCGCCAGCGCAGGAGGATGCGCGGTCTGGAAGAACAGGTTGTAGTAGGGCAGTTCGCGCATCTGGCGGGTGGCCGCCTCGACCAGTTCCTCACGGCCATAGCCGAGGTTGACGCACCAGAGGCCGGCCATGGCGTCGAGAATCTTGTGACCTTCGCTGTCCCAGAGGTAGACGCCTTCGCCCCGGGTGATGATGCGCGTGCCCTTGGCGTTGAGTGCTTTGAAGTCGGTGAAGGGCGGCAGATGATGGTCGCGGCTCAGGGCTTGCCACTGAAGGGTTTGCGAATCGCTCATCAATTACCTCCTGGTAAGAATCGTTGGCGCGAAGCGTTAAAGATAGCGAGCGGCTGGCGTCCAGCTGCTTGTCAAACCGACAACATCAGGAACTCGCGCTCCCACGAACTGATGACCCGGTGGTAGTTCTCCTGCTCGGCGCGCTTGACCGCGACGTAACCGGTAATGAATTTGGGACTCAGGTATTTCTCCAATTGACGGCAGTTCTCCATGCGCTCCAGCGCGGCCTCAAGGGTCAACGGCAGGCGCAGGTTGCGGCGTTCGTAGCCGCGGCCCTTCACCGGCTGGCTCGGCGTCAGCTCCTCGACCATACCGATGTAGCCGCACAGGAGGCTTGCGGCGATGGCCAGATACGGATTGGCGTCGGCGCCCGGCAGGCGGTTCTCGACACGGCGGTTCTGCGGGTCGGAATCCGGCACCCGCAAGCCGACGGTGCGGTTTTCCTCGCCCCATTCGACGTTGACCGGGGCCGAGGTGTCGGGCAGGAAGCGGCGGAACGAGTTGACGTTCGGCGCGAACAGCGGAAGCAGCTCGGGGATATATTTCTGCAACCCGCCGACGTGGTACAGGAACAGCTGGCTCATGGTGCCGTCGCTGTTGGAGAAGATGTTGCGGCCCGTCTCGTCGACCACACTCTGATGCAGATGCATGGCGCTGCCCGGCTCGCCGGTCATGGGTTTGGCCATGAAGGTGGCGGCGACGTTGTGCTTGAGCGCCGCCTCGCGCATGGTGCGCTTGAACACCAGAATCTGGTCCGCCAGGTGCAACGCCTCGCCGTGACGGAAATTGATTTCCATCTGCGCGGTGCCTTCCTCATGGATCAGTGTGTCCAGATCCAGCCCCTGCGCCTCGCACCAGTCGTACATGTCTTCGAACAACGGATCGAATTCGTTGGCCGCGTCGATGGAAAACGACTGGCGCCCCGTCTCCTGGCGACCGGAACGACCAATCGGCGGCTGGAACGGCAGGTCCGGGTCCTCGCAGCGCTTGGTCAGGTAGAACTCCATCTCCGGCGCGACGATCGGCTGCCAGCCCTTGTCGGCATACATTTTCAGCACGCGCTTGAGAATGTTACGGGGCGAGATTTCGATGGGGTTGCCCATCTTGTCGTAGGTATCGTGAATCACCTGGGCAGTCGGCTCGATTGCCCAGGGCACCAGGAACACCGCATCGGGGTCGGGCCGACAGAACATGTCGATATCGGCCGGATCGAGCAACTGGTAATAGATGTCATCCTCGACATAATCACCGGTGACGGTTTGCAACAGCACGCTTTCCGGCAGGCGCATGCCCTTCTCGTCAAGGAATTTGTTGGTGGGAGAGATCTTGCCGCGGGCGATGCCGGTCAGGTCGCTGATCAGGCATTCCACCTCGGTGATCTTGCGTTCTTTCAGCCAGCCGGTGAGCTGGTCGAGCTTGCTGGACATATCGACCTCAGGATGATTGAGACAGCGCCGTGCCGCCGGGGCTCAGCGGCGCTCAGCGCGTTCCCGGCAAGCTCGGGCGAAGCCCTGAAACAGCGCCAGGTAATGGGGGTTTTCGTGAACTTTCCACTCCGGATGCCATTGCACGCCGAGCGCGAAGCTTGCCGCCGCCTCGACGGAGAAGGCTTCGATCAGCCCGTCGGGTGCCAGGGCTTCGATGCGCAGCCCCTCGCCCAGGCGCTCGACACCCTGACCGTGCACCGAATTGACCTGGATGTGCGCCGGCAACCCCAGACGCTCCAGCAGCCCTCCGGGCTGTACATGCAACTCGTGGCTGAACCCGTACTGGATGTCGACTGGGTCTTCTGGCCGTTCACGGTGATCGGCGTAGGGTCCGGCCTCGTGCACGTTCTGGTGCAGGCTGCCGCCGAACGCCACGTTCATTTCCTGGAAACCGCGGCAAACACCGAACACCGGAATCCCGGCTTCGACCGCCGCGCGGATCAGCGGCAGCGTCAGCTGGTCGCGAGAAGGATCGTGATGCGTTCCCTCGGCACTGGCGGGACCCCCATAGCGGTGAGGCTCGACATTGGACGGCGAGCCGGTGAACAGCAGCCCGTCTACGCTATCGAGTAGCGCTGCCGGATCGATGAGTTCGCTGAGCGCCGGTATGACCAGCGGCAGACCCGCGATGGCGGCTGCGCGAAGGTACTTGTCCCCGGCGATATGGAAGCTGTGGTGGCCGATCTGCCTGGTACAGGCGCAAACGCCGATCAATGGCATGCGTGACATGGGATACTCGTCTTTCCGGATGGGGCTCATCGGAGAGTAGTCTTGTTCATTTTTATAGACAATAGCCGACCGAGTGACCTTCCGAAAGCGATCGAAGCGTCGATGTTTTTTTTTCGGCATTGCCCCAAAACCGGCCATTACGGGCTTACACGGGGCACTTTGAGGCGCTATTGACAGCGACTTGGCTTTCCGATTGACTCCAAGACATGTTGTCGGATGATTGAAATTTTTAACAATTAAGGTGTTTTCATCATGCTTCCGCCGCCGCGTGCCGTTCAGCTCAATGAAGCGAACGCGTTTCTTAAAGAACACCCGGAGGTCCAGTACATCGACCTGCTGATTGCAGACATGAACGGTGTCGTGCGAGGCAAGCGCATCGAGCGCGCCAGCCTGCACCGGGTGTATGAAAAGGGCATCAACCTCCCCGCCTCACTGTTCGCCCTCGACATCAATGGCATCACGGTGGAAAGCACCGGTCTGGGGATGGACATCGGCGATTCGGACCGGACCTGTTTTCCGATTCCCAATACGCTGAGCAACGAACCCTGGCAAAAGCGCCCTACCGCACAGTTGCTCATGACGATGCACGAGCGCGACGGCTCGCCGTTCTTCGCTGATCCTCGTGAGGTGCTGCGCCAGGTGGTGAGCAAGTTCGACGAACTGGGACTGACCATCTGCGCCGCCTTCGAACTCGAGTTCTACCTGATCGATCAGGAGAACGTGAACGGCCGCCCGCAACCGCCGCGCTCGCCGATTTCGGGCAAGCGGCCGCACTCCACCCAGGTCTATCTGATCGATGACCTCGACGAATATGTCGACTGTCTGCAGGACGTCCTCGAGGGCGCCAAGGAACAGGGCATTCCCGCCGATGCCATCGTCAAGGAAAGCGCCCCGGCGCAATTCGAGGTCAACCTCCACCACGTCGCCGACCCGATCAAGGCCTGCGACTACGCGGTACTGCTCAAACGGCTGATCAAGAACATCGCGTACGACCACGAAATGGACACCACCTTCATGGCCAAGCCTTATCCGGGCCAGGCCGGCAATGGGTTGCACGTGCACATTTCGCTGCTGGACAAGAGCGGTAACAATATCTTCGCCACCGACAATCCGCTGGAAAGCGAAACGCTGCGTCATGCCATCGGCGGCATTCAGCAGACCATGGCCGCCTCGATGGCGTTTCTCTGCCCCAACGTCAACTCTTACCGCCGTTTCGGTGCGCAGTTCTACGTACCGAACGCGCCCTGCTGGGGCCTGGACAACCGCACCGTCGCACTGCGGGTCCCGACCGACAGCCCGGACGCCGTGCGCATCGAGCACCGCGTCGCGGGGGCCGATGCCAATCCCTACCTGCTGCTGGCCAGCGTCCTTGCCGGCATCCATCACGGCCTGACCAACAAGATCGCACCGGACGAGCCGATCGAGGGTAATTCCTACGAGCAGGTCGAACCGAGCCTGCCATCCAACCTGCGCGACGCCCTGCGCGAGCTGGATGACAGCGAAATCATGGCCCGCTACATCAGCCCGCAATACATCGATATCTTCGTGGCCTGCAAGGAAAGCGAACTGGAGGAGTTCGAGCATTCCATTTCCGATCTGGAATACAACTGGTACCTGCACACCGTCTGATCGCCCCTCGGTAGGATGGCCCGGACGCACCTGACCGCACACGCCCCAGACAGGGCGGGCGCGGTCGATGCCATCCGAATGCCGATTGCAACGGGACCTTCATGTGGCTTCCAATAGCCACCATGAAAACACCCGACCGTTCCCCTCGTCCCGCGACCAGCCGCAAGCCCCGCGCCAGCAGTCAGGCCCGTATCGCTCAGATTCTTGCCGCCGCGCGCGAACGGCTGGCCGAGCAGGGCGTGGCCGGGCTTTCGATCTACAGCGTCGCTGAGCACGCTGGGATTCCGCCCTCCTCGGTCTATCACTTCTTTGCCAGCGTCCCGGCGCTGCTCACTGCGCTCACCGCCGACGTGCATGCCGCCTTTCGCGCCAGCCTCGAGCAACCCGTCGACCATCAGGCACTGGGCAACTGGCGTGATCTGTCCCGACTGATCGAGGGACGGATGCTGGCGATCTATGACAACGACGCCGCCGCCCGACAGCTGATTCTCACCCAGCACGGCCTGACCGAGGTTACCCAGGCCGATCGCCAGCACGACATCGAACTCGGCGAACTGATGCGGGTCCTTTTTGTACGCCACTTCGAGCTGCCGCCACTGCCCGACGACATCGGCGTGTTCGCCCTCGCGCTGGAGCTAGGCGACCGGGTTTACGCGCGCTCCGTGCACCAGCACGGTTGCATTACCCAGCGGATGGCAGAGGAAGGGATGCGGGTGTTCGATGCGTACCTGGGGCTGTACCTGCCGCCATTCCTGCCCAAACGCGTCCAGCCAGGCGACTGACGGATACTTATCGGCAAGCCAGTCGTCAGGTCTGCCATGACGCACAAAATAATGCTTCAAATCCGGATAAGTATCGAATAGATTTCGCAGCACCCGTGGCCGGGTTCACTTACGCCAGCATTCGCGAGGTTTTCAATGTCCCGCACCGTTACCGTCGCCGCTACCCAGATGGCTTGCTCCTGGGATCGTCAGGCCAACATCGCCAACGCCGAGAAGCTGGTCCGTGAAGCGGCCGCCAAGGGCGCGCAGGTGATCCTGATCCAGGAGCTGTTCGAGACGCCCTATTTCTGCCAGAAGCCGAACCCGCAATACCTGCAATTGGCCACGACGGTCGAGCAGAACCCCGCGATCCAGCACTTCCAGAAGGTGGCGGCCGAATTGCAGGTGGTGCTGCCGATCAGCTTCTTCGAGGTTGCCGGCCGCGCGCGCTTCAATTCCATCGCGATCATCGATGCCGACGGCAAGGTGCTGGGTGTCTATCGCAAGAGCCACATTCCGGACGGCCCCGGCTACCACGAGAAGTATTACTTCAATCCGGGCGATACCGGCTTCAAGGTCTGGAATACCCGCTACGCCAGGATCGGCGTGGCGATCTGCTGGGACCAGTGGTTCCCGGAAACCGCGCGCAGCATGGCGCTGATGGGTGCCGAGCTGTTGTTCTACCCGACCGCGATCGGCAGCGAGCCGCATGATCCGAACATCACTTCGCGCGACCATTGGCAGCGCGTGCAGCAGGGTCACGCCGGTGCGAACCTGATGCCGCTGATCGCCAGCAACCGCATCGGCACCGAGGAGCAGGACGGCTACGACATTACCTTCTACGGTTCGTCCTTCATTGCCGACCAGTTTGGCGCCAAGGTCGAGGAGCTGGACGAGACCAGCGAAGGCGTCCTGGTGCACGCGTTCGATCTCGACCAGCTGGAGCATATCCGCAGCGCCTGGGGCGTGTTCCGTGATCGTCGACCGAACCTGTACGGCCCGATCAAGACGCTCGACGGATCGCTGGAGTCCTGACCCGACCCTTGATCGGCAAAGGGTGCAGCCGTACGCCTCGTTGCGGCTGAATCCGTCGCGCTGTGGTCAGATAATCTGCCGCTGATGGCGCGATCGCATCCGGACCTCGACAACTGCTGCCTTTTCCCAGGTAATACGATGACCACCCTGACCACGACCCCGCGTGCCGACGATTACCACATGCCCGCCGAATGGGCGCCGCACAGCCAGACCTGGATGGTCTGGCCTCAGCGTCCGGACAACTGGCGCGACCAGGGCACGCCGGCACAAGCGGCCTTTACCGCAGTGGCCAAGGCCATCGCGCGCTTCGAGCCGGTCACGGTCTGCGCGACCGCCGAGCAATACGTGGCCGCTCGCGAGCAGCTCGACGACCCACGCATTCGTTTGGTGGAAATGAGCAGCGACGACGCCTGGGTGCGTGACACCGGCCCGACCTTCGTGATCAACGGCAAGGGCGGGCTACGGGGCGTCGATTGGACGTTCAACGCCTGGGGCGGGCTCGATGGCGGACTGTACGAAGACTGGCAGCGCGACGACGAGGTGGCACGCAAGATTCTCGAAATCGAACGCTGCGACCGCTACCGCACCGAGGGCTTCGTGCTCGAGGGCGGTTCGATTCACGTCGATGGCGAAGGCACCTTGATCACTACCGAGCAATGCCTGCTCAATCGCAATCGCAACCCGCATCTGACGCGCGAGGCAATCGAAGCGGTACTGTCCGACTACCTGGCGATCGATAAGGTCATCTGGCTGCCGCTCGGCCTGTACAACGACGAAACCGACGGGCATGTGGACAACTTCTGTTGCTTTGTCCGCCCCGGCGAGGTGCTGCTGGCCTGGACCGACGACCCGGACAACCCCAATTACGAGGCATGCCAGGCCGCCATGCGCGTGCTTGAACAGGCGCGTGATGCCTGGGACCGCCCGCTGCGGGTACACAAGATGCCGATTCCGGGCCCACTGCACGCCAGCGAAGCGGAATGCGCCGGTGTCGTGCCGCTGATAGGCAGCCAGCCGCGTGACCCCTCGATTCGCCTGGCCGGCAGCTACGTGAATTTTTTGATCGTCAACGACGGCATCATCGCGCCGTCCTTCGATGACCCGCTCGATGCCGAAGCCGAGCGCATTCTGGCGCAGCTCTTCCCGGACCATCAGGTGGTGATGGTGCCTGGCCGTGAAATCCTGCTCGGCGGCGGCAATATCCATTGCATCACCCAGCAGCAGCCGCTACCGGCTCAGCGCCAGGGCGCGAACCCGCAAAGAACGCGAGCGTGACGCAGCTGCCGTTGCCGGACATTGTCCGCCAGCGGCTGCGGCGCGCCGCTCGATCCATCGCCAGAATGGCTGCTAGCTGACGATCACCTGATTCTTGCCCAGGCGCTTGGCGGTATACATGGCGGCGTCGGCACGAGCGAAGAGCGCACTGAGGTCAGGATCGCTGGCCCGCAGGTAGGTCACCCCAAGGCTGATGGTGACGCCGAAGCGCTGGCCGTCCGGGCTGGTAAAGACCAGCCGCTGGATCTCGCGCTGGAGGCGGTCGGCGATCTGTTCGGCCAGGTCGGGCTGACAACCGGGCAGCAGCAAGGCGAACTCTTCGCCTCCGATGCGACCGAACAGATCCCCCCGGCGCAGCACGGACGAACCGCAATGCGCGACGCGTTGCAACACCTGATCGCCCACCTGGTGGCCATGGGTGTCGTTGATCCGCTTGAAGTCATCGATGTCCAGCAACTGAAACGCCAGCGGGCTGGCGTATTGCCGAGCACGGTCGAACTCGCGCTGGGCGCATTCGAAGAAGTATCGGCGGTTGCTGCTCTGGGTCAGCACGTCGATGGTGGCCAGACGCTGCAATTCGCCTTCGAGCTGCTTTTTCTCCGTGATGTCCTCGGCGATCCCGACGATGATCGGCCCCCGCGAACTGTCCGCGTTGCGGGCGATGAAACATTTGTCGCTGAGCCAACGCAACTGCCCATCCGCGCGGATGATGCGGTACTCGCGCGCTTCGATGGCGCCCTTGTCGAGCACCTCGAGCATGCTCTGCTGGGCGTAAGCGAGGTCGTCCGGATAGATGCTGTTGCGCCATTCGCCGAAATCGGCCAGCAACAACGCGGCCGAGCGACCGAACACCTGCTCGTAGGCCGGGCTGACATAGATCATCTGCTGGGCCTGCCAATCGAAGGCCCACAGCACCGCATTGACAGCCCCCATCAGGGTGCTGAACAGCTGCTCTCGTTCGCTCAGACGCTCGACTTCGGCGCGAGCGTGCAGCAGTGCCAACAGGGTTTGCGCCTCGGTCGGGGGAACGATGCCACCCCCCGATTCGCTTCGCTGGTTCACGGAATTCATACCTGCGTTTCCAAATGGCGCCAGGCACCAGCGGAAACCCGCAGGGGCAGCTGTCGCGTAAGCACCAGAATGCCAATCAGAGAGTGCCGATCGAGCAAAGTTCCAGACGCCTCGCCCGGCGTCGGGCGCGTTGATCGAATATCAGGCAAGCGCGACCGCAGGCTGCAGCGAATAGGTTCGCAGGTGCTCGGCGAACTCGCGTAGCGACTGGATCCCGCTGGCTTCGGCGTCCTGCACCCACTGCTTGATCGCCGCGAGCATCTCGTGCCCGTTGGCGCTGGTTCGGGTCCAGATCTGCTGCAAGGCCAGGCGCTGTTCGTAAATCACTCGCAACGACTGGCTCTGCTCCAGGATCGCCGCGATGCGGGCCTGCTGCTCGTGCTGTAACAAGCTCGGCTCGCGGGACAACAGTCGCTTGGCCCGGCGGAATTGATGGCGCATCGACGCATCGGCGCGTTCGAGTTCCAGGCGCACCAGCGGCTTGATAACCAATCTGCGGTACTGCGCCATGATCTGGAAGCGGTTGTTGAGAATCGCCATGGCGCTGTCCATGTCCAATTGGTGCTTGGGCTTGACGCGATGGGCGATGGGCGCGGTGCGGTTTACCTTGGCCAGGCCGAACAGGCTGAACAGCTTGATCCAGGCCCACCCCATGTCGAACTCCCAGGCGCGAACCGACAGCTTGGCCGAGTTCGGGTAGGTATGGTGATTGTTGTGCAGTTCTTCACCGCCGATGAGGATGCCCCAGGGCACCAGGTTGGTCGCCGCGTCGCGGCATTCGAAATTGCGATAGCCAACCGCATGCCCCAGCCCGTTGACCACCCCGGCGGCCCAGAGCGGTATCCAGATCATCTGCACCGCCCAGACGGTAAGGCCGATCACGCCGAACAACGCGAGGTCGAGGCCAAGCATCAGCACGATGCCTAGGTTGGGGAAGCGCGAGTACAGGTTGCGCTCGATCCAGTCATCCGGGCAGTTCTTGCCGTAGATGCGAAGCGTTTCTTCGTTCTTGGCCTCTTCCATGTACAGCTCGGCGCCACGGCGCAGCACCGTGCCCAGCCCCTTTTGCACCGGGCTGTGAGGGTCGTCCGGCGTTTCGCATTTGGCGTGGTGCTTGCGGTGGATGGCCGTCCATTCGCGGGTATTCATCGCCGTGGTCAGCCACAGCCAGAACCGAAAGAAATGCTTGAGCCCGGCGTTCAGTTCGAGCGAGCGATGCGCGGAATAACGGTGAAGGTAGACGGTGACGGCGACAATCGTCACGTGAGTCAGAAGCAGGGTGGCCGCGACCACTTCCCAGCTTGAGAGGTCGAGAAAACCGTTGTACCACATAGTGTTGCAGCCTCGCAGTGAAGATAACCATGGGCCGGCATCCGCCGACGCCCGACCATTATCTGCCTATGGCGGCGCTTTGCCGCACCCGCCCGTCGCGCAGGCCCGTATTTTCAATGCCGCCTGTGACCGTTTGGCGGCCATCGAACGCTGCCGATGCGACACGCCATACGCCGCGCCCAGGGGCCAGGTATGTGCGACGGGCTCTAATACGCGCGTTGTAGCCGCCGGGCGCGTGGGGATCGCGGCGGTCTCCGATTCGCGGTCAGGGTCC is a genomic window of Stutzerimonas stutzeri containing:
- a CDS encoding glutamine synthetase family protein, with amino-acid sequence MSSKLDQLTGWLKERKITEVECLISDLTGIARGKISPTNKFLDEKGMRLPESVLLQTVTGDYVEDDIYYQLLDPADIDMFCRPDPDAVFLVPWAIEPTAQVIHDTYDKMGNPIEISPRNILKRVLKMYADKGWQPIVAPEMEFYLTKRCEDPDLPFQPPIGRSGRQETGRQSFSIDAANEFDPLFEDMYDWCEAQGLDLDTLIHEEGTAQMEINFRHGEALHLADQILVFKRTMREAALKHNVAATFMAKPMTGEPGSAMHLHQSVVDETGRNIFSNSDGTMSQLFLYHVGGLQKYIPELLPLFAPNVNSFRRFLPDTSAPVNVEWGEENRTVGLRVPDSDPQNRRVENRLPGADANPYLAIAASLLCGYIGMVEELTPSQPVKGRGYERRNLRLPLTLEAALERMENCRQLEKYLSPKFITGYVAVKRAEQENYHRVISSWEREFLMLSV
- a CDS encoding polyamine ABC transporter substrate-binding protein, which encodes MKPFAKTLVAMTLAGTAAGAAQAQEKVLHVYNWSDYIAEDTLENFTKETGIKVVYDVFDSNEVLEAKLLAGSSGYDVVVPSNPFLAKQIKAGVFQKLDKSQLPNWENLDKDLLKALQPSDPDNLYAVPYMWGTIGIGYNPEKVKAALGEDAPVDSWDLVFKPENMEKLKACGVSFLDSPTEILPAALHYLGYEPDSSKTDELKKAEELFMQIRPNVAYFHSSKYISDLANGNVCVAIGYSGDIYQAKARAEEAGGSVTVGYNIPKEGAGTFFDMLAVPADAKNVENAHVFLNYLMKPDVMASITNYVQFPNGNAAATPLVDEAIRTDPGVYPSQDVLKKLYTFPDLDSKTQRTMTRSWTKIKSGR
- a CDS encoding gamma-glutamyl-gamma-aminobutyrate hydrolase family protein, with translation MSRMPLIGVCACTRQIGHHSFHIAGDKYLRAAAIAGLPLVIPALSELIDPAALLDSVDGLLFTGSPSNVEPHRYGGPASAEGTHHDPSRDQLTLPLIRAAVEAGIPVFGVCRGFQEMNVAFGGSLHQNVHEAGPYADHRERPEDPVDIQYGFSHELHVQPGGLLERLGLPAHIQVNSVHGQGVERLGEGLRIEALAPDGLIEAFSVEAAASFALGVQWHPEWKVHENPHYLALFQGFARACRERAERR
- a CDS encoding polyamine ABC transporter substrate-binding protein: MRSTLKSLIVAVAVSGAASAQAASVHIYNWSDYIGETTLEAFEKETGIKPVYDVFDSNETLEGKLLAGRTGYDVVVPSNHFLGKQIRAGAFQKLDRSKLTNWDNLDPALLKQLEKNDPGNAHAVPYLWGTNGIGYNVEQVTSALGIEKVDSWAVLFEPENAKKLAGCGIAFLDSADEMIPAMLNYLGLDPNSENPDDYAKAEAKLLEVRPYVRYFHSSKYVSDLANGNICIAAGFSGDVFQAAARADEAGKGIDIAYSIPKEGGNLWFDMLAVPADAQNVDEAHTFINYLLKPDVIASVSDYVGYANPNLKAGELMDQEVRNDESVYPPQAVLDRLYVSAELPPKIMRLMTRSWTKIKSGQ
- a CDS encoding aspartate aminotransferase family protein, with amino-acid sequence MSDSQTLQWQALSRDHHLPPFTDFKALNAKGTRIITRGEGVYLWDSEGHKILDAMAGLWCVNLGYGREELVEAATRQMRELPYYNLFFQTAHPPALALARAIAEIAPQGMNHVFFTGSGSEANDTVLRMVRHYWAIKGQPQKKVVIGRWNGYHGSTVAGASLGGMKAMHEQGDGPIPGIEHIDQPYWFGEGGDLDPDEFGVRVADQLERKILEVGEDRVAAFIAEPIQGAGGVIIPPDSYWPRIREILARYDILFVADEVICGFGRTGEWFGSDYYGNAPDLMPIAKGLTSGYLPMGGVVVRDEVVHTLNEGGEFYHGFTYSGHPVAAAVALENIRIMREEKVVEQVRTKTAPYLQSRWQELSEHSLVGQARGVGMLGALELVKNKKTRERFADPGVGMLCREHCFRNGLVMRAVGDTMIISPPLVINEAQIDELIDKVRQCLDATAKDALG